A single genomic interval of Melioribacteraceae bacterium 4301-Me harbors:
- a CDS encoding cytochrome P460 family protein yields the protein MKKQYIFAVVVICLTLTAFLLTDSSDTIVKYPTGYRNWTHVKTLVLEKGHPLYEAFGGIHHIYANKIALEAYKSNKKFKDGSVIVFDLLEAVNSDNAIAEGSRKVVGVMEKDSKKFKDTGGWGFEGFNGDTKERIVKNMYGECFSCHLSQKNNDYVFSQYRK from the coding sequence ATGAAAAAACAATATATTTTTGCGGTGGTTGTTATTTGCCTCACATTAACTGCTTTTTTATTAACTGACAGCAGTGACACCATAGTTAAGTACCCTACAGGTTATAGAAACTGGACGCATGTTAAAACTCTTGTCTTAGAGAAGGGTCACCCGCTATATGAAGCGTTTGGGGGCATTCATCATATTTATGCAAATAAGATTGCACTTGAGGCATATAAGTCCAACAAAAAATTTAAGGACGGTTCAGTTATTGTATTTGACTTATTAGAAGCAGTAAATTCAGATAACGCCATTGCTGAAGGCAGTAGGAAAGTAGTAGGTGTTATGGAAAAAGATTCTAAGAAATTTAAAGATACTGGCGGCTGGGGTTTTGAGGGATTTAATGGCGACACAAAAGAAAGGATTGTAAAAAATATGTACGGCGAGTGTTTCAGTTGCCATTTATCACAAAAAAATAACGATTATGTATTTAGTCAGTATAGAAAATAA
- a CDS encoding TonB-dependent receptor domain-containing protein encodes MKILITQVLLLCSIVIYSQTGTITGRVIGTDGIPILGVNVILVNTHYGTATDSKGFFELKNVPLGKYTIQFSAIGYQKKIIENYDVKDINPPLKIVMQEQAIETPQIVVSATKFEQKKEDLTVSTSIIQPDFIARKNFTTFDDVLRYVSGVQMTLDQVSIRGSSGYSKGAGTRVLVAIDGVPLYSGDTGDIVWEMIPLTDIERVEVIKGPASSLYGSTAIGGVINIITKSSSKNPITQIMTYAGVYDKSKYDSWNWSNNYRTFYGFGFSHSNSVNKLGYTISLKKLENSGYRENDFSERYLSYAKLNFSIDSSNTFSFLINNLIMNRGNFLYWKDSRNALVPKDEDNGNTIRSNRWFLSLIYNHSLSKKSALQFKSSFYRTYFEGRGIEVTTSTANLFRNELIGNFRFTDSFIITVGGEFSYAHVKSNIFANPNFFNAGMYLQAEYKGIDKLIVTTGIRYDYIKLDTLSGASAVTPKFGLNYKLSKNIILRASMGTGFRAPTPAEVFTTAGVGGGVNVVQNPDLKSERSLSFEAGALIKYNSNLSFDMAFFQTDYENFIEPNLLKSGDIKFINLPKARIQGYELVTEWNVLPQILTLKASYNYLWARDLQLHKAMKYRPRNVLYVNFQYYPYPFDFGIDFRYWSKVEEIDNLLVEPPLALVVDGYKRVPVYVTDINIGYNFFISTIPAKVFLNIKNLFNYYYVEFIGNVAPLRNISLDLELFF; translated from the coding sequence ATGAAGATATTAATTACTCAAGTGTTGCTTCTTTGCTCGATAGTAATATATAGTCAAACAGGAACAATAACTGGCAGGGTTATTGGTACAGATGGAATTCCAATCTTAGGTGTTAATGTAATTTTAGTTAATACGCACTACGGCACAGCTACTGACAGTAAAGGCTTTTTTGAGTTAAAAAATGTTCCTTTAGGAAAATATACAATTCAATTTTCTGCAATAGGTTATCAGAAAAAAATTATAGAAAATTACGATGTGAAGGATATTAATCCGCCATTGAAAATAGTAATGCAAGAGCAAGCAATTGAGACCCCACAAATTGTAGTAAGTGCAACCAAGTTTGAACAGAAAAAAGAAGACCTTACAGTCAGCACCTCGATAATTCAGCCGGATTTTATAGCAAGAAAAAATTTTACAACTTTTGATGATGTCCTTCGTTATGTGTCAGGTGTGCAAATGACTTTAGACCAAGTAAGTATACGTGGTTCGAGCGGCTATAGTAAAGGTGCAGGCACTCGTGTGTTAGTTGCTATTGATGGTGTACCACTTTACTCGGGCGATACTGGTGACATTGTTTGGGAAATGATTCCATTGACAGATATAGAACGAGTTGAAGTAATTAAAGGTCCTGCTAGTTCACTTTATGGTTCAACTGCAATAGGCGGTGTAATAAATATTATTACAAAGAGTTCATCGAAAAATCCAATAACTCAAATAATGACTTATGCTGGCGTTTATGATAAGTCTAAATATGATTCTTGGAATTGGAGCAATAATTATAGAACCTTTTATGGTTTTGGATTTTCTCATTCAAATTCAGTAAATAAGCTTGGCTATACGATTTCACTTAAAAAATTAGAAAACTCAGGTTATCGAGAAAATGATTTCAGCGAACGCTACCTTAGTTACGCCAAACTAAATTTCAGTATAGATTCCTCAAATACTTTTTCCTTCCTGATTAACAACTTAATTATGAACAGGGGCAACTTTTTGTACTGGAAAGATTCCCGTAATGCGTTAGTACCTAAGGATGAAGATAACGGTAATACAATAAGATCAAATAGGTGGTTTCTAAGTTTAATTTACAATCACAGCCTAAGTAAAAAAAGCGCACTGCAATTTAAATCAAGTTTTTACAGAACATATTTTGAAGGCAGAGGTATTGAAGTAACTACTTCAACAGCAAACTTATTTAGAAACGAACTAATTGGAAACTTCAGATTTACTGACAGCTTTATAATAACTGTAGGTGGTGAATTTTCTTACGCACATGTTAAATCAAACATTTTTGCCAACCCTAATTTTTTCAATGCTGGCATGTATCTTCAAGCTGAGTACAAAGGGATAGATAAATTAATTGTAACAACGGGAATAAGATACGATTACATAAAATTAGATACGCTTAGCGGTGCTAGTGCCGTAACGCCAAAATTTGGGTTAAATTATAAGTTAAGTAAAAATATAATATTGCGAGCTTCAATGGGTACTGGGTTTAGGGCGCCAACACCCGCTGAAGTTTTTACAACTGCAGGTGTTGGAGGCGGTGTTAATGTTGTTCAGAACCCGGATTTAAAATCAGAACGAAGCTTATCTTTTGAAGCAGGTGCTCTAATTAAATATAATTCTAATCTTTCGTTTGATATGGCATTTTTCCAGACCGATTATGAAAATTTTATAGAACCAAATTTGTTAAAGTCAGGCGATATTAAATTTATAAATCTTCCTAAGGCAAGAATACAAGGCTATGAACTTGTAACCGAATGGAATGTGCTGCCACAAATACTTACTCTAAAAGCAAGTTATAATTATTTATGGGCAAGAGACCTTCAATTACACAAAGCTATGAAATACCGCCCAAGAAATGTACTCTACGTAAACTTTCAATATTATCCATATCCATTTGACTTTGGTATTGATTTTAGATACTGGAGTAAGGTGGAGGAAATTGATAATCTTCTTGTTGAACCGCCTCTTGCTCTCGTTGTAGATGGCTATAAACGTGTGCCAGTTTACGTTACCGATATAAATATAGGGTACAACTTTTTTATCTCTACAATTCCAGCAAAAGTATTTTTGAACATCAAAAATCTGTTCAACTACTATTATGTGGAATTTATTGGAAATGTAGCACCTTTAAGAAATATTTCATTAGACTTAGAATTATTTTTCTGA